TGCGGTTCTCTATCCTGCCGCCGTATTCGTCGTCGCGCAGGTTGGTGTTGCTGGCTAAAAATTGATGCGGTAAAAAGCCGTTACCAGCGTGGATCTCTACGCCATCAAATCCGCCGAGGATGGCAAACTTAGCGGCCTGCGCAAAATCCGCAATGGTGGCCTGGATCTCTTCATATGTTAGTGCCCTTGGTGGCGCAAAATCTTGCATGCCCTCAGGAGTAAATGTCTGGCCATTTGCGGTGACGGCGGATGGCGCAACGGACTGGTGTGCACTTGGATACAAGCTGGGGTGGCCAATGCGGCCGCAGTGCATAAGCTGGGCAACAATTTTGCCGCCTTTTTCATGCACCGCATCGGTGACTGGTAACCAGCTTTGCGCCTGTTCATAGGTGTGCAGGCCGGGTGAGTTCATGTAACCCTGGCCAACCTGGTTCGGCTGTATGCCCTCAGTAATAATCAATCCGGCCGTGGCCCGCTGGCTGTAATACGTGGCCATCAAAGGGGTGGCCAGGCCAAGTTCAGTAGCGCGGTTGCGGCTCATTGGTGCCATTACAAAACGGTTACTGGCTTTAATGCTGCCGTATTCAGTTGCGTCAAATAGAGTATTCATCGTTATATCCTTAATGAGTTTGAATTCTGAGTTACGCTTTGGATAGCGCTTTATTGGTTGCCGGGCTTGCAAGTG
The Pseudoalteromonas viridis DNA segment above includes these coding regions:
- a CDS encoding alkene reductase, with protein sequence MNTLFDATEYGSIKASNRFVMAPMSRNRATELGLATPLMATYYSQRATAGLIITEGIQPNQVGQGYMNSPGLHTYEQAQSWLPVTDAVHEKGGKIVAQLMHCGRIGHPSLYPSAHQSVAPSAVTANGQTFTPEGMQDFAPPRALTYEEIQATIADFAQAAKFAILGGFDGVEIHAGNGFLPHQFLASNTNLRDDEYGGRIENRIRFTLEVIAAVTDAIGADKVGLRLSPHNQFNDINETDTQPLYQALIKALPTNLAYLHIMEAACRDTSKMLRDLWQGPLILNPHQSWEDGPTTPAIATQVLQQGLCDGVGIGALFVANPDLVERAKVGAEYNEVDDSKFYGGGAEGYTDYPTLEEVALTA